Proteins from a single region of Felis catus isolate Fca126 chromosome B4, F.catus_Fca126_mat1.0, whole genome shotgun sequence:
- the LOC102900326 gene encoding collagen alpha-1(III) chain-like, whose protein sequence is MEISRRSGAWPLSRARPRRQSLLRSGGIQCILEIQAQTQGRTLELSRFCQQPGGGGAFLSRRCPPPLGIRTLTGLSQAKGERCGEMGWSGCWAWVCGQRKAGEGGTRVPTLAPRGQGPTGPGLPLLHRPRPRLPCCVMVAWHSGCPGTVTPGRADRDVVAGCVLLRRAPPPQHGRREAARGSGVGGEQCPPRAPRTAPAAARMGQVLPELLGGPSSWQALIRAWSPRGRPPPERVTTLEVQWHPPPRPPASLSQSGGGGRARNRGESPSGLVSPLRAWMAAAQTQQPLGGNVSGRFPPELPRLCSGGGRGGQTSRGAGGPGLGGALSWRPRRPLPARDPAPAPRAAHPEAPKPRSPEAPKPRSPGRALGPRPAAAHGVGRGRGSGRAYRVVPGSPARSSSRPAPGLSEVPARPGGARPRRAAPRVPAAPGPWGAAVTLALRPQLSARSRSWKFPGFAGAGLGFSSDV, encoded by the coding sequence ATGGAGATCTCCAGAAGGTCAGGAGCCTGGCCACTGTCTAGAGCAAGGCCACGCAGGCAGTCCCTGCTCCGGTCGGGGGGCATTCAGTGCATCTTAGAGATCCAGGCCCAGACCCAAGGCAGAACTCTGGAGCTTTCGAGGTTCTGCCAGCaacccggtggggggggggctttcctATCCCGTAGGTGCCCCCCCCCTCTAGGGATCAGGACACTCACAGGCCTGTCTCAGGCAAAGGGGGAAAGGTGTGGAGAAATGGGCTGGAGTGGCTGCTGGGCCTGGGTCTGTGGGCAAAGGAAAGCGGGTGAAGGAGGCACCCGTGTCCCCACCCTTGCTCCCCGTGGACAAGGTCCCACAGGCCCggggctccctctcctccacagGCCCCGACCACGGCTGCCATGTTGTGTCATGGTGGCTTGGCATTCCGGCTGCCCTGGCACAGTCACCCCAGGCAGAGCAGACAGGGACGTTGTGGCCGGGTGCGTCCTGCTcaggagggccccccccccccagcatggCCGCAGGGAAGCTGCCAGGGgaagtggggtgggtggggagcagtGTCCCCCCAGAGCCCCCAGGACCGCTCCCGCTGCGGCCCGGATGGGGCAGGTTCTCCCTGAACTGTTGGGGGGTCCCTCTTCTTGGCAGGCCCTAATCCGAGCGTGGAGCCCCCGGGGCAGGCCCCCGCCGGAGAGAGTGACCACCTTAGAGGTGCAGTGGcacccccccccgcgcccccctgCTTCCCTCAgccaaagtggggggggggggcgtgcaagaaacagaggagagagcCCGAGTGGTCTTGTTTCCCCTTTAAGAGCCTGGATGGCCGCCGCCCAGACGCAGCAGCCCCTGGGAGGGAACGTGTCGGGAAGATTCCCTCCCGAACTTCCGAGGCTTTGTTCGGGAGGAGGCCGGGGAGGGCAGACTTCGCGGGGCGCTGGAGGGCCGGGGCTCGGCGGTGCGCTCTCATGGCGGCCGCGGCGCCCCCTCCCGGCCCGAGACCCGGCCCCTGCACCCCGGGCCGCCCACCCCGAAGCCCCGAAGCCCCGAAGTCCCGAAGCCCCGAAGCCCCGAAGCCCGGGCCGCGCGCTCGGACCCCGGCCGGCCGCGGCGCACGGGGTGGGGCGAGGGCGGGGGAGCGGGCGCGCTTACCGGGTCGTCCCGGGGAGCCCCGCGCGGTCAAGTTCACGTCCGGCCCCTGGACTGTCCGAGGTCCCGGCGCGGCCGGGCGGAGCGAGGCCGCGACGGGCGGCGCCCCGGGTCCCCGCCGCGCCCGGCCCTTGGGGCGCCGCTGTCACCCTGGCCTTGCGACCCCAACTTTCCGCCCGGTCGCGGAGCTGGAAGTTTCCGGGCTTCGCGGGCGCTGGGCTGGGTTTCAGCAGCGACGTCTGA